ACTCCACCTGGGATCGGACTTATTCAATAATAACATCAATTGAGATGATAACTATACTCACTTCCTCATCATGTCCTGGACACCTTGTTTTACCTTGGCAAAGGTAATGGTCTCAGAACGATTGAACAACATGCTCACAACAGTGTCCATACTACGGAACATCTCTGCTAACAGCTTGTACTTGAAAGGCAGGGTCAACCCTGGTGGAACATCCTGTGCCAAGTTGTGGAAACGCTGATATGCTGGCGTCTTTACCCTGGAAAAGCATGAATTATGAAAACTAGAGGGCTCACACGTTCAACAACTACTCCAtaaattttgttcatttttgaagATTTTACATGTTATTAAACCTTTTACACATCATCCTTCATTCCTTACCTCTCCTCCGCACCTGATGTCACCACCTGTTCAGCTGTTTTTTTCTGTACTTCCTTATTTTCTTGTACTTTCAGTTCTAGTTCTCGAACCCGTTTAAGGCGGCTCTTAATATCACTATCCACTTCTGATGCAGAAACAAATGAACCTGGTACTGGTGCAAGTTTCTGGATTCGGTGCAACCGAGCTTTTAACCCTGAGAGACCTTCCTTTGCAGGTGTTGTGCCAGTCTACAAGAAACAGACATTGGAGAATCAAGACATGGCTTTGATCCTAAATACATTTAAAGTGATTGTTGTAAAATAGTCGATGTATGATCTTTAATCCAACATTCTTTTTGTACAAAGGATGCACTGCAATTGAACATAATGGTTTGCAAATCAATTGCCTAAACATATCCTGAAAATGTGCATCCATGCCATACCTGCTTGTTCCTTCCATCTGAACTTTGCAGACCCGGATGCTTGGAAATCGCTTTCCTTAAAGTTTTTGGCTCATAGATCGATAAATCCTAAATAAAAACACCAAAATTCATTAGCGTCAGCAGCTTCAGATATATGGGTTGTAAAAGAAACATTGTCCCAGAGAATAGATTAAAAATAACAGAGCATCTGCCATGCTTATAGTTATAAATGACTTAGcaataaatgaatagaaaggatcggcgcaacatcgagggccaaagggcctgtactgcgctgtattcttctatgttctattaaaaaTAACAGAGCATCTGCCATGCTTATAGTTATAAATGACTTAGCAATAAATGAATAGAAATAATTAAGTGATTCTGGTCTTTATATGTAGAGGAGTGGAGTGCCTGAATACTGTACCACTTGGAATACGGGCAAATCTGGGCATCAAACTTTAGGAAGGATACGggagcaaattagattagattagattacttacagtgtggaaacacgcccttcggcccaccaagtccacaccgacccgccgaagcgtacccacccagacccatacccctacatttaccccttcacctaacaccagtCTGCTTGCCACACACAATTCTAACCCTGTTGGTATTACTTTTCGGTCATTTGCAAGTAGCTGTAGATCTTACTAGCTGAATTAATATCTATAGCTCAACCCTAAAAATCCTTGAGAGGTCAGTGGTAAACTATCTTCTCTTGAACCCACTATATTATTCAGgtgggagttccagaattttgcaccaacagtttaaaaaaatgattatttGCATGTCAGGgtggtgtgtagcttggaggaATTAAAGGTGATGGTGATTCCATGTAGCAGTCAACCTTGGTGTTCCTGATAttaatggttgtgggtttggaaggcgctgtcctaaaggagccttagtgaatttccatagggtatcttgtaaatggtacataaAGCTGCTGCTTAAGTGTTGGTGGTCAATGGAGTAAATGCTTGCAGATGGTTGAAAAATTGAGTTTTGACTTATTGGCATGAGgcttcttgttggagctgcacccacccaggcaagtggaaaatattccatcactctTCGGATTTGCATGCTGTGGATGTgacaggctttgggtagtcaggagatgagttactttaAAGCTTTTTGTagctttgtcatttctaccacatACAACAAATACAGTAAAAACGTGATAGCATTCCTCCAGCACCAAGGGTGCTACAcgaacagcacaaactacacacgtacacagcataaagtgcatgCGTGAAACATACAAGTTAAAGTgcaatagaagaatgataaataattgaaatttttctagcagcaattcaaagtcgtgcaaagaatttcagatgggaaagagtccgatcatacagtgttaaggagcctgatggcttggggaaataaactgttgcacagtctggcagTGAGAGATCAAATGATCTGgcatcttctgccagatggcagaagagtttgagtgaggggtaaGTGGGggcttccacaatgctcttagcctttcggagacagtgtgtgatgcaaatgtctgtaatggagggaagagacaCCTGATGACCTCAGCTGCCCTGGCGATCCGTTATAGGGTCTTACGATCAGAGATggtgcaattcccaaaccaggcagtgatgcagcggCTCAAGGTACTGGGAGAGAGGTTTTGCTCAGCCTGTGAAAAGAATAgacgctgctgggctttcttggctactgagctggtgttgagggtccaggtgagattctcagCCAGGTgtatgccaagaaatttggtgctcttcatgaTCTCCACAGGGGAGCCATCAATGTCCAGCAGAGAGTGGTCactccatgccctcctgaagtcaacagcCAGCTCTTTTGTCTTGTCcacgttcagagacaggttgttagCTATGCTCCAGTGCATTGGTTGCTGCACCTCTtctctgtatgctgacttgtCATTCATGCTGTTAAGACCCCTGCAGTCATATCATCAGTGGACTTGATGTGATTTGACCTGTGCATCGCTGCACAGTCATGCGTCAACAAGGTGGACTGAGCacacttgctgcaggattcagaGCATccgatctgttcttgtagccactgtattaatGAAGTGAGTCCAGTTTAACATTTGGTCCAAGGTAATACACTAGATGTTAAGAGATGGCAATACCATGCAACAGGTAACCTTAGATTCTCCCATTTTAGAGATGTTCATTACCTTGCACTTGTGGTgctgagggtcactggaccctaaatGTTAAGTCaggcctctcttcacagatgctgccagacctgctgagcttttcccagtTCTTTCAGTAATTATTTACATGGTGTGAATGTTTTCATGATTTTTcactcaagcctggatattgtccaggttgtGTTGTACATGGtgacggactgcttcagtaataGATTGAGTCAACAAtagtactgaacattgtacacccAGTGAGCATcccttctgactttatgatcGAGGGCAGGTCATTGACGAAGTAGCTGAAGTTGATTGGGCCTAGCACAacactgaagaactcctgcagagatgacttgGAATAGAGATGACAAACTTAAGACAACGACAAACATCTTCCTTAGTGCTGGATAGGACTCCAACCAGTTGATGGCTGCCCCAACACCCACTGACAAGTTTTGTGGGGaaaccttgatgccacactttgtCCAATATGGTCTTGGAAGTGTATGTTtcaactaaggctgtaatgaggtcagcagcagACTGTCATGGCAAAATCCAGACTAAGCATAATTGTTTATATGAACCCAGCACCCTGTATCCTGCTGCAGTTCCCTGGCATTTCAACAGCAGGGCTGAAAATAATTTTGTGCAGTGTCCTCTCATGATTTAGTTCTTTTGAGCCAACCATCTAAAACCATTGAAATAAACCTGAAGAAAATATACTTATATCTACcccaaacaaaaaaattaaaggacATAATGGTCTATCTCTGTTTCCATTATGCCATATCAATGAGCCGCCATTATTTTGTTCACAACTCCTGTGAGATGGGCATCCACAATACTATACACACAGCACAATTATCTTAATAATAGTAAAAATTCTTTATTTATCCTCAATTCTTCCTTTCGACTGGAGTCTTAAATTCTTTCTGGAACATTTTCTGCAAAATAGACTtgcaaaaaaaatgctggaatgaTAAAACGGTTCAAGCACAAAAGGAGTGCAATGTGCCTGTGCTAATTCTCCCTAAGAACAAATGAAGCAGTTGCACCGTACCATAGTCCtagaccttttaaaaaaaaaatccatataaTCATCTGATGAGATTACAAAAGTAGCTTTGCAAAAGGAAGGAAATCGAACTGCAACGGTCAAATTCCACAAATCGTcctaaggcaggaaaatgaagaatACAAGTTAATTCTTTCCCAAACAAAATCACTGGATAAActgaacagatctggcagcatctgcgggaaGGCGGCAGTTAGCGTTTCAGGAAAATTGACCATTCTTCAAAACCGTACGGAAGAAGGGTCCCTCGACCCGAAAAAAAACATTAACaggtgctgccggacctgctgacttttgccagcaatttctgtttttgtttatgatttccagcaGCCGCagctctttgtttcttttttaaaaagtctttcccACCTACTCTCCGGCGGCAGACACGTTATTAAAGTCTTACCGTGGGCTCGGGTGCTCCTTTGGGAGGCCACTGGGCATCTTGCTCGGCTTCGCTCCGTTTTGGGACGGGGTTCTCCTCCTCTTCCTTGGGCTCTAACCGGAGGCATCTCCGGGCAGACGGCACCCCGGCCGCCCGCTGCGATCCCACCGCCGAGGCCGGCGCGCCATCGACGGAGGCGGAGCGGCTGCGTTTCCTGCCGGTACTGGAGCGGGAGCCGGCCCCAAGCGGCTCGCTTTTCGACGGCGTGACCAGGTCGCTGAGTGCGGGCTCTCTCTCGCTGACCTCGGCCTCTGGGTGGAGGGTCAGGCCGCTGCAGCCTCGCAGCTGGCCCGGGCTCGGCCATTCACAGGAGTCCGGTGGCTCGGGGACTGCGGGCACAGCAGGAGGCGGGGCCGGGCACGGAGCAGCAGCCGCCGGCCTTCCCTTTCGCGGCTGCAAGCGGCGGCCACCGGGAGACCGGGAACCTTTCAGGGCCGGCTTGGGCTTTTTGGCCTGAGGGAAGAAGTCGGTCAGTCGGGCCTGCGCCATGGCGAAGGTGAAACCCACCCTCCTTCCCCTCAGGAGAGTCACTAACTCCCGGGAGGACAGGGGTCTGCAGGTCGCTATGAGCCGGAACCGTGCGTTCAGATGCTCCTGGGCCTGGGACCGAGGTCGCTCTGAGCACAGGCCTGAGGTGTTCGCGGATCCCGCCACTCCACCGGAGTTTGGCGCCAAACCTAGCACGTGACGGGCTCGCGCTGGATTGGTCAATTCCGTTGTAGAGCAGACCAATCAGGGTGTCGGCCGGTGTCCCGCACCGCCCACTTACAGTAATCACGCCCACACGGATTGCCCCGCCCACATGTTGTGGCCCCGCCCACACGTTGTGGCCCCGCCCGCACGTTGTGGCCCCGCCCATCTACAATCGCCCCGCCCCCTCCCCATTGAAGGACCAAGTGTCAGACTCCCTTTTCTGGAGTTAATCGGTCCGGATCTTCGATGAGTGtcctccgactgggagggaacactcctgtctgttaatTATTCTGCGTTGTCCATTCATCCGTAGCCTAACAgtctcccagtcggagaacacttcagcggttcgGGACacttgacctcggaccttcgggtgaccgtcctccaaggagaaagtgaggtctgcagatgctggagatcagagctgaaaatgtgttgctggaaaagcgcagcaggtcaggcagcatccaaggaacaggagaatcgacgtttcgggcataagcccttcttcttatgcccgaaacgtcgattctcctgctcctggatgctgcctgacctgctgcgcttttccagcaacacattttcagctctgaccgtcctccaaggtggactttgggacaggcaactaCGAAAAGtgtccgagcagaggctgatagctaagttccgtacccacagggatggcctcaaccgggacctggggttcatgtcacaccacaggtgaccctGTTTGCActatacacagagagagacacacacacgcagagcctctctcatacactcacacaaaccctctcacagactttaaacccctttacactcacacatacacccaccctctcacagacagtcataaccccccccccccccccccactcacatacccacatgcatacatataagattgtggggtgaatttgcacttgtagaattacattttactttgctcaaaaactgcatgaatccacgtaagattttgtaaatccattttttagattatagagtcaaagtcatagggacgaacagcatggaaacagacccttcagtccaactcgtccatgctgaccagatatcccaacccaatctagtcccacctgccagcacctggcccatatccctccaaacccttcattagaatcagtctgaccattatggcacagacagcctcacaggcaGCTAATACCTTAtttgggccgacatgacaccaattattaaagttcacttgagaatgtaacttttaaaaaaaaaggttttgtgatttacatatgaaagaactgaaaccaacatggtcattctaaaagatcagagacttaacaaacaacccaggtcttcttcaatataaaatttcagttacatcacacggtaaacatttgctataaattctgtcttacaatcttattctccacaatcacctgatgaaggagcagcgctccgaaag
This genomic window from Chiloscyllium plagiosum isolate BGI_BamShark_2017 chromosome 17, ASM401019v2, whole genome shotgun sequence contains:
- the cdt1 gene encoding DNA replication factor Cdt1; translation: MAQARLTDFFPQAKKPKPALKGSRSPGGRRLQPRKGRPAAAAPCPAPPPAVPAVPEPPDSCEWPSPGQLRGCSGLTLHPEAEVSEREPALSDLVTPSKSEPLGAGSRSSTGRKRSRSASVDGAPASAVGSQRAAGVPSARRCLRLEPKEEEENPVPKRSEAEQDAQWPPKGAPEPTDLSIYEPKTLRKAISKHPGLQSSDGRNKQTGTTPAKEGLSGLKARLHRIQKLAPVPGSFVSASEVDSDIKSRLKRVRELELKVQENKEVQKKTAEQVVTSGAEERVKTPAYQRFHNLAQDVPPGLTLPFKYKLLAEMFRSMDTVVSMLFNRSETITFAKVKQGVQDMMRKKFEERNVGQIKTVYPSAYKFRQEKGIPTWSDSLKRSSYQLTIDPEFEGEENSDGHRQLTASRLLSRRHIFSRNLVSIVKRYHKIFLASLNPPMHVPDDKIARWHPRFNIDEIPDIAAAELPKPPDLEKLTTAQEVLDKARSMMTPKMEKALANMALKTAEAAMAAHTEQKVEPKPLSPSPSPASNALKGISQSLIERIRAKEAEKMQATMTRTAAQTERLNMMMRLPDITRILRNVFVAERKPALVMSVACNRVADSYRSMMSIGDMEKHLQLLANVVPDWLSIHKIRKDVYLKLNKNMELNVVAKKIAEKIKEEEKA